A window of Rattus norvegicus strain BN/NHsdMcwi chromosome 14, GRCr8, whole genome shotgun sequence contains these coding sequences:
- the Bloc1s4 gene encoding biogenesis of lysosome-related organelles complex 1 subunit 4 → MEEGPAIGTLSREVSTEEAEPLVAAWSGDSGHVSQSHSSASGPWEDDGTEDAPGRDLPLLRRAALGYASSLLPATGPRPEVEALDASLEDLLAKVDEFVGMLDMIRGDSSHVVSEGVPRIHAKAAEMRRIYGRIDKLEAFVRMIGSSVARMEEQVTKAEAELGTFPRAFRRLLHTISVPALFKSAPTAPQRAVYEPPVLFRTEDHFPGSGDRPQL, encoded by the coding sequence ATGGAGGAAGGACCCGCGATCGGAACCCTGTCTCGAGAGGTCTCGACTGAGGAGGCCGAGCCGTTGGTCGCCGCGTGGAGCGGGGACAGCGGCCACGTATCGCAGAGCCACAGCAGCGCGTCCGGACCTTGGGAAGATGACGGCACCGAGGACGCGCCAGGCCGCGACCTGCCGCTGCTGCGCCGCGCCGCCTTGGGCTACGCCTCCAGCTTGCTGCCTGCCACCGGGCCGCGGCCGGAGGTGGAGGCGCTGGACGCCAGCCTGGAGGACCTGCTCGCCAAGGTGGACGAGTTCGTGGGCATGCTGGACATGATTCGCGGAGACTCGTCTCATGTGGTGAGCGAGGGTGTGCCTCGGATCCACGCTAAAGCCGCCGAGATGAGGCGCATCTACGGCAGAATCGACAAACTAGAGGCCTTCGTGAGGATGATCGGTAGTAGCGTGGCCAGAATGGAGGAGCAAGTCACCAAGGCCGAAGCCGAACTGGGGACCTTCCCCCGAGCCTTTCGGAGGCTGCTGCATACCATCAGCGTTCCCGCTCTCTTTAAGTCGGCGCCCACCGCGCCCCAGCGCGCAGTGTACGAGCCGCCAGTCCTGTTTCGGACAGAGGATCACTTCCCTGGCAGCGGTGACAGACCGCAACTCTGA